A section of the Hemibagrus wyckioides isolate EC202008001 linkage group LG04, SWU_Hwy_1.0, whole genome shotgun sequence genome encodes:
- the serpini1 gene encoding neuroserpin: MWERDTTITASISTSSSLNRRSSPLSPTMLAVGLFVPLLLLRVGCCRATEVSEDASAEFWVRLYHQLQMAGADDNIIFSPLSVALALGMVELGARGSSLQQIRQAVGYTNYREDEEFAVLKNLTQALIGDETQYVVHLANSLFLQTGVHFSPEFLKLIKHYFHAEAETVDFNESAAVAQHINAWVQNHTASKIHDLVSAEDFSSLTRITLINAVYFRGSWKNQFRPENTRTFSFSKDDGSEVQTLMMYQQGDFYYGEFSDGSTEAGGVYQVLEMPYEGEDMSMMIVLPRQEVPLASLEPIIKASLIEDWATNVKKQKVEVYLPRFKVEQTVDLKEALQQLGIKNIFTKEADLSAMTAETEEGINLFIGKAVQKSYLEVTEEGAEGAAGSGMIALTRTMVLYPQVMADHPFFFIIRNRKTGSILFMGRVMNPEVIDPFDPDLDSV, translated from the exons ctctaGTCCTCTGTCGCCCACCATGTTGGCTGTTGGACTCTTCGTGCCCCTGCTGTTGCTACGAGTTGGCTGTTGCCGGGCGACCGAAGTTTCAGAGGATGCAAGTGCCGAGTTCTGGGTCAGACTGTACCATCAGCTCCAGATGGCAGGGGCCGATGACAACATCATCTTCTCTCCGCTGAGCGTGGCACTGGCGCTGGGCATGGTAGAGCTCGGTGCTCGAGGGTCCTCACTGCAGCAGATCAGACAGGCTGTGGGTTACACAAACTACAGAGAAG ATGAGGAGTTCGCTGTCCTCAAGAACCTAACCCAGGCTCTGATTGGAGACGAGACCCAGTACGTGGTGCATTTGGCGAACTCTCTCTTCCTGCAGACCGGCGTTCACTTTAGCCCTGAATTCCTGAAGCTCATTAAGCATTATTTCCATGCTGAAGCAGAAACAGTGGACTTTAACGAGTCAGCTGCTGTGGCTCAACACATCAATGCCTGGGTCCAGAATCACACTGCAA GTAAGATTCATGACCTGGTTTCGGCAGAGGATTTCAGCAGCTTGAcgagaataacactgattaacGCAGTTTATTTCCGAGGCAGCTGGAAGAATCAGTTTCGACCTGAAAACACAAGAACGTTTTCCTTTAGTAAAGATGATGGCAGTGAGGTGCAAACGCTGATGATGTACCAACAGGGTGACTTTTACTATG GTGAGTTCAGCGATGGCAGCACAGAGGCAGGAGGAGTGTATCAGGTGTTGGAGATGCCATATGAAGGTGAAGACATGAGCATGATGATCGTTTTGCCAAGACAGGAAGTTCCACTGGCCTCATTAGAACCGATCATCAAAGCATCACTGATTGAGGACTGGGCTACCAACGTCAAGAAGCAGAAAGTGGAGGTTTACCTGCCCAG GTTTAAGGTGGAGCAGACGGTTGACCTGAAAGAAGCATTACAGCAGCTTGGCATCAAGAATATCTTCACCAAAGAAGCAGACCTGTCGGCCATGACAGCTGagacagaag AAGGGATAAATCTGTTCATCGGGAAAGCTGTGCAAAAGTCTTACCTGGAGGTGACAGAGGAGGGAGCGGAGGGAGCTGCCGGATCAG GAATGATTGCTCTGACCAGGACCATGGTGTTATACCCTCAGGTCATGGCTGATCATCCCTTCTTCTTTATCATCCGGAACAGGAAGACTG GTTCGATCCTTTTCATGGGCCGAGTCATGAACCCAGAGGTCATCGATCCCTTCGATCCTGACTTGGATTCTGTTTAA